The genomic stretch CAGGGCCCATCTGGGCGGCAGGGGCTGACGGCCGGTGAGCGAAGTATAATTCAGCAATATCTCATCAATGTTGCGGCCCATGACCACATAAAAGGTCAGGGCGCCGCTGCTGAAGCCTGCTTCCAGGGTCTGCTTATCGGTGAGCCCGATATCCAGGTAACCGCGGGAAGGATTATCAAAGAAGAGACCGTAGCCCGCTGAGGAGATCAGGAACGGAACGGAGAAATTCATGTTATCGGTTCCCAGTCCATAATCATAGGCGGGGGTATTGTAGAGGTTGAGCCGATAGCCACGGCGGTCCATGGGCAGGGCGCGTTCACCGCCGCCGAAGAATTTCTCTTCATCACCCAGCAGGAAGCGGAAGCCGCGCTGATCACCCTGGGCAAAATAGCCCGCGCCTTTGACCTTCACTTCGCGGCCGGATTTGAAATAGAGCTTATCGCGCTGGATCACCACGCTGACGGCATTGTCCAGCTCTATTGTTTTGGCGGCGGTGGCAGTGATCTTCACGGGCTGCGCCTGGACAGTGGCCAGGACGGCTTCGGTAAGCTGTTCGTTACGGGTATAATCAGCCGGCCTGAAACTCGCTTTCACCACGCCATTGGGGTAGGGCGCAAAGCTCCATTCCCCCTCTGCTACCTTATAGATGATCTCAGTGGCTTTACCGGTGAAAGGATCTTTACCAACGGTATTTACGCTCACCTGCTGCGTATATCCGGCAGGGAAAGCAGCAAGAAAGAGAAGGGCGACTAATAAGAACCTGTAGATGGACATATGGTACATTATATGGACACAAATTAAAGAAAGGACCCCGGGGTTCAAAAAAATGCCGGCCTTTTCATTTACTTCGTTGTTAAGTCTTGCCGGCTTGGTTGATTTATGCTTATTTTAGCATTCTCCAATCCGGTTAACCATGGCTCCGAATTTTACGCTCCAGGCTCAGTTAGTAGATGTATGGCAAAAAAAGATCTATCCCGCATCGATCAGCGTCCGTGAAGGCAGGATCGAATCCATCCGGGACATTTCAGCAACCTTCTCCGACCCGGTTGCTTTACTGCCCTACATCCTGCCAGGATTCATTGACAGCCATGTTCACATTGAAAGCAGCATGCTGGTGCCTTCAGAATTTGCCAGGCTGGCCGTAGTACATGGTACGGTGGCCACGGTGAGTGACCCGCATGAGATAGCCAATGTATGTGGCATGGCGGGCGTAGAATACATGATCAGCAACGGCAGGACGGTACCCTTTAAATTCTATTTCGGCGCACCCAGCTGTGTGCCGGCCACACCCTTTGAAACGGCAGGCGCCACACTGGACGCCCAGGCTGTAGCCGCACTCCTTCAAAAAGACGAGGTAAAATACCTGAGCGAACTGATGAACTTCCCGGGCGTATTGAATGATGACCCGGAGGTCCGGCAAAAAATAGCCGCTGCCCGCCAGTATAACAAGCCGGTTGATGGTCATGCCCCGGGACTAAGGGGCGCTGATGCCAGCCACTATATCCAGGGCGGACCCGCTTTTGCCGGGAACGGCGTTGTGATCAGCACAGACCATGAATGTTTCACCGCCGAAGAAGCGCTGGACAAATTACAGCATGGGATGAAGATCATCATCCGCGAAGGAAGCGCCGCTAAAAATTTTGAGGCGCTGATCGGGTTGCTGCCAGCACATGCAGACAGTATCCTGTTCTGCAGTGACGACAAACATCCGGACAGCCTGAAATTTGGCCATATCAACGAACTCTGTAAACGTGCCATAGAAAAAGGATTTGATCTGTTCCAGGTATTGCAGGCGGCTTGTATAAACCCGGTGCTGCATTATAACCTGGAAGTAGGTCTTTTAAGAGTTGGAGATCCGGCAGATTTTATCCTTGTCAATGACCTTCGCAGCTTTACTGTGCTGCAAACCTATATTGATGGACAGCTGGTAGCGCATAAAGGAGAGACCATGATCCCTTCTGTAGAAGCGCCGCTGATCAATCACTTCAATGCCAGCCCCCGGCGCCTGCCTGATTTTGCAGTGCCCTGGCAGGGAGAAAAGGAGATACCGGTCATTGAAGCGCTGGATGGCCAGCTGATCACTAATAAGGTAATGCTGCCGCCCGCGGTGGCGGACAACCTGATAGTCAGTGATCCTTCTCGTGACCTGCTCAAGATCGTGGTCGTTAACCGTTATGCCGATGCGCCCGTAGCCAAAGCCTTTGTCAGGAATTTTGGCCTGCAGAGCGGCGCACTGGCTTCCTCGGTAGCACATGACAGCCACAATATTGTTGCAGTAGGCGTTGACGATGAAAGCATTTGCCGTGCGGTCAACGCTATCATAGAGCAGAAAGGGGGCGTATGCTGTATCCATGAGGAGGGCGACCTGGTGTTACCCTTACCCGTAGCCGGATTAATGAGCAATGCGGATGGCTTTGAGATTGCACTACGGTATACCATCATTGATATGGCTGCCAAAACGCTGGGCACGCCGCTCAGCGCACCATTCATGACCCTGTCGTTTATGGCCCTGCTGGTGATCCCCCACCTGAAACTAAGCGATAAAGGATTGTTTGATGGCGATCAGTTTGCTTTCATTGGCTGAGCATTACCGGGACCAGCAGCAAAGGATACAGAAAATCACTTAAATAGCTAAAACTATTGGGCCATCAAGTGATTCTTTTGTATTATCTTTATTTACCAGTATTCAGTAACTGTGTCTACCACTTGTCCTCTCGAAGAATCAAACCCCCGTATTCTCTGACATAGTTTTCGTTTAGACCTTGAACTCCCAACCTAAACATATAGATCGTAGTATGTCTGTAAATAACCGTCCTGCCAGTGAATGGCTTGCCAAACATGGCTTGCAGGAATCCCCTATTGCCACTTTTGCCAGAACTATTTACCCCATCAGTCTGGAAGCGCAGGAATACGCCAACCTGAAAAGTTTTCCCCGCCGCCTCAAAAAAAACGAAATGCTGGTCAATGCCGGAGAGATCTGTAACGCCCTTTATTTTGTTCACAAAGGCATCCTGCGGGGCTTTGTGAAAGACAGTGTCAAGGATATCACCACCTGGATCACCGGAGAAAGATTCCTGGTCACTTCCATCACCAGCTTTGATATGCAGGTACCCGCTACCGAAAATATCCAGGCCATCGAGGACTGTGAACTAACGGGACTGCATTATGATGATCTCCAGTACATGTATGCGCATTTCCCGGAGATCAACATTGTTGGCCGCAAGATCCTGGAACTTTATTACCGGGATGCCGAAGAAAGGGCCTTCATTGCCCGGCTCACGGAAGCCACTTCCAAATACAAACATTTTATTGCCACCAAAAGCCACCTGCTGAACCGGGTGCCCCTCAAACATATTGCCTCCTACCTGGGCATGACCCTGGAAACATTGAGCCGTATCCGGAGCAAACTCTCCCAGCAAGGCAAACCCTGAGCATTTTTACCGACAAAACACCCCTGTTCACCGGTTAGCAACCGGAGATAGCGGCTTATAGCTTGCCGGCAAGCCCCTGGTCCTGTAGATTTGTGTAAAATTGATCTACATGCAAGACAACATATTTCCGGCACAGGAACAACACCGAAGAAGGGAAAGAAGGGGCAGGAAGCACAATAACCTCTGGGCAGGCCTCCTCCTGCTGGCTATCGGCAGCCTTCTCCTGATGCGGAAACTGGGCATGGCCATTCCCGGCTGGCTGTTCTCCTGGCCTATGATCCTCATTGTGGTAGGCCTCTTTGTGGGCGCCGCCAACCGCTTCCGGGATTTCAGCTGGATCATCCTGACCGGCATCGGTACTTTTTTCCTGATAGACAGGCTGGTGCCGGGTGTTGATTTCGGTGATTTCATTTTCCCCGCCATCATCATTGGCGTGGGCCTGGCGGTGATCTTTGGCTCCCGCAGGCGCAGGCGCCGTCCACTGGACCCCCATGGCGAGCCACTCCCTTTAGCAGGACCCGGCCAGACCGGGACCACTAACGCACGCAGGGCTTACGACGATACCGATGACACGCTGGACATCGCCTCCATTTTCGGAGGCATGAAGCGTATTATCTATTCCAAAAATTTCAAGGGCGGCGAAGTGGTCAATATTTTTGGCGGCTCTGAACTGGACCTCACCAACGCAGACTTCAATGGTGTTATTGAAATAGAAATGGTGCAGATATTCGGTGGCGCCAAACTGATTGTCCCCGCTCACTGGGAAGTCCGGACCGGTGACGCCGTGGCTATTTTTGGCGGCTTTGATGACAAACGTTCCCGTCAGGCCATTACCAACCCGGACAAGGTCCTGATCATCCGCGGCACCACCATTTTCGGCGGCCTCGATATCAAAAGCTTCTAAATCCTGTTTCCTCTACTATTAAAACAAGCACTATGAATTGGTATTTAGCCAAAGTCGTTTACCAGATCGTTTGCGGTGACGGTGACCATACCCCGCAATTCGACGAACAGCTCCGGCTGATAGCAGCGGATGACGAACAAACTGCTTTTGCCAAAGCGAAACTGATCGGCGAACAGGAGCAGGAAAGCTTTGTGAGCCAACGCTCCAAGCTGGTTCAATGGCAGTTCATCAATGTCAGCGAGCTGTATAAGATCAGCGCCCTGATCGATGGCGCCGAACTGTACTCCAAGATCAGGGAAACAGATAATCCCTGCGTGTACATTGAGCAGGTCAATAAAAAAGCGGCCCATATCCAATCCAATACCACGCATAAATTCCTGCAACTGTTCTAACCTATGACCTCCCTCAAAACCAAACTGCTGTTTATAGGCTTCTGGCTGGTATGGACCGCCATGCA from Candidatus Pseudobacter hemicellulosilyticus encodes the following:
- a CDS encoding DUF4288 domain-containing protein produces the protein MNWYLAKVVYQIVCGDGDHTPQFDEQLRLIAADDEQTAFAKAKLIGEQEQESFVSQRSKLVQWQFINVSELYKISALIDGAELYSKIRETDNPCVYIEQVNKKAAHIQSNTTHKFLQLF
- a CDS encoding Crp/Fnr family transcriptional regulator, which encodes MSVNNRPASEWLAKHGLQESPIATFARTIYPISLEAQEYANLKSFPRRLKKNEMLVNAGEICNALYFVHKGILRGFVKDSVKDITTWITGERFLVTSITSFDMQVPATENIQAIEDCELTGLHYDDLQYMYAHFPEINIVGRKILELYYRDAEERAFIARLTEATSKYKHFIATKSHLLNRVPLKHIASYLGMTLETLSRIRSKLSQQGKP
- a CDS encoding DUF5668 domain-containing protein encodes the protein MQDNIFPAQEQHRRRERRGRKHNNLWAGLLLLAIGSLLLMRKLGMAIPGWLFSWPMILIVVGLFVGAANRFRDFSWIILTGIGTFFLIDRLVPGVDFGDFIFPAIIIGVGLAVIFGSRRRRRRPLDPHGEPLPLAGPGQTGTTNARRAYDDTDDTLDIASIFGGMKRIIYSKNFKGGEVVNIFGGSELDLTNADFNGVIEIEMVQIFGGAKLIVPAHWEVRTGDAVAIFGGFDDKRSRQAITNPDKVLIIRGTTIFGGLDIKSF
- the ade gene encoding adenine deaminase, coding for MAPNFTLQAQLVDVWQKKIYPASISVREGRIESIRDISATFSDPVALLPYILPGFIDSHVHIESSMLVPSEFARLAVVHGTVATVSDPHEIANVCGMAGVEYMISNGRTVPFKFYFGAPSCVPATPFETAGATLDAQAVAALLQKDEVKYLSELMNFPGVLNDDPEVRQKIAAARQYNKPVDGHAPGLRGADASHYIQGGPAFAGNGVVISTDHECFTAEEALDKLQHGMKIIIREGSAAKNFEALIGLLPAHADSILFCSDDKHPDSLKFGHINELCKRAIEKGFDLFQVLQAACINPVLHYNLEVGLLRVGDPADFILVNDLRSFTVLQTYIDGQLVAHKGETMIPSVEAPLINHFNASPRRLPDFAVPWQGEKEIPVIEALDGQLITNKVMLPPAVADNLIVSDPSRDLLKIVVVNRYADAPVAKAFVRNFGLQSGALASSVAHDSHNIVAVGVDDESICRAVNAIIEQKGGVCCIHEEGDLVLPLPVAGLMSNADGFEIALRYTIIDMAAKTLGTPLSAPFMTLSFMALLVIPHLKLSDKGLFDGDQFAFIG